A portion of the Chloroflexota bacterium genome contains these proteins:
- a CDS encoding DUF1214 domain-containing protein, translated as MKKPFKFIIAALVALVVGGAIGYFTVDPMLNLITNISGVQNGPWGTSLAVGSTSANPYLRGWVAKHGLLALAKSETIYLHAYVDDNGEPLLGNCDYRIEGKAPDTRWWSITAYAEDDFLIPNEQGRYSWSCTEMKFEPDGSFKIYLSKTPREGNWLPTGDAKKLSLSLRLYNPGSAYYDYETLKTVELPSVIKEGCK; from the coding sequence ATGAAAAAACCATTCAAGTTTATCATAGCAGCTCTAGTCGCCTTGGTCGTAGGTGGCGCAATCGGATACTTCACTGTTGATCCCATGCTTAATCTCATCACAAACATTAGCGGGGTTCAGAACGGACCGTGGGGTACCAGCCTTGCCGTTGGCAGCACCTCGGCTAACCCATATCTTAGAGGCTGGGTTGCCAAACATGGACTTCTGGCGCTTGCCAAATCCGAGACAATCTATTTACACGCCTACGTAGACGACAATGGGGAGCCACTTCTGGGAAATTGCGACTATAGGATAGAAGGCAAGGCGCCTGACACCCGGTGGTGGTCCATCACTGCATATGCTGAGGATGATTTCCTGATACCCAATGAACAGGGACGCTACTCGTGGAGTTGTACCGAGATGAAGTTTGAGCCGGATGGGAGTTTCAAAATCTACTTGTCCAAGACACCGAGGGAAGGAAATTGGCTGCCTACAGGTGACGCCAAAAAGCTGTCTCTTTCGCTCCGCCTGTATAATCCCGGGAGTGCCTATTATGATTATGAGACCCTAAAGACAGTCGAGCTACCAAGCGTTATCAAGGAGGGCTGCAAATAA
- a CDS encoding DUF1254 domain-containing protein: MKKWIGWTVLAIFVVAIIVNLVMVIRIPNDIMEITLTQRFNYPPNQWVFAPPATAERRTIVRPSPDLLYSLCCYDISQYPLRLTAAIPDNYWSISGFAMNTDNFFAINDKQAKSNPIEVVLIRKDMTYQDTTGKAHVIVAPTDRGIILIRTVITSKADLPGHTEIQKKATIELVGAPAEEEVVKPPTAGGLSFEAAEYVNTEHSFSIKYPAAWVKGQPVGAQVFTAAATARVPVITVSIREAATFTGALKAGLEESGGSNINIGPEKQTKLADGTEATTAKADWTVKSGYPGETFALGVQKGSKWIVVTITTVAMLVPYDEAKFSEIAHTLQSK; the protein is encoded by the coding sequence ATGAAGAAGTGGATAGGATGGACGGTATTAGCCATCTTTGTTGTGGCTATCATTGTAAATCTTGTCATGGTAATCAGGATACCCAATGACATAATGGAGATTACACTGACGCAGAGGTTCAATTATCCACCTAACCAGTGGGTTTTTGCCCCGCCGGCGACAGCAGAACGCAGAACGATAGTTAGGCCATCGCCTGACCTTCTCTATTCACTCTGCTGCTATGACATAAGCCAGTACCCTCTTCGTTTAACTGCGGCTATACCTGATAATTATTGGTCTATCTCAGGTTTTGCCATGAATACGGACAATTTCTTTGCCATCAATGACAAGCAGGCGAAGTCGAACCCAATCGAGGTAGTTTTGATCCGGAAGGATATGACGTATCAGGATACAACGGGGAAAGCACATGTCATAGTCGCACCCACCGACAGGGGCATAATCTTAATTCGGACAGTCATCACCAGTAAGGCTGATTTGCCAGGTCACACGGAGATTCAAAAGAAAGCCACCATTGAGTTGGTAGGAGCTCCAGCCGAAGAGGAGGTAGTGAAACCGCCAACCGCAGGCGGACTCTCATTTGAGGCAGCTGAATATGTGAATACCGAGCACAGCTTCTCTATTAAATACCCGGCCGCTTGGGTAAAGGGACAGCCTGTGGGAGCACAGGTCTTTACTGCTGCGGCAACCGCCAGGGTTCCAGTGATAACCGTCAGCATTAGGGAGGCTGCTACCTTTACCGGTGCACTCAAGGCTGGCCTGGAAGAGTCTGGCGGTTCGAATATAAATATTGGGCCCGAGAAACAGACGAAGCTGGCTGATGGCACCGAGGCTACCACAGCCAAGGCTGATTGGACGGTTAAGTCGGGCTACCCAGGCGAGACCTTTGCCCTAGGAGTGCAGAAGGGCAGCAAGTGG